Proteins from a genomic interval of Petrotoga miotherma DSM 10691:
- the dnaX gene encoding DNA polymerase III subunit gamma/tau yields MNNNLYRKYRPLDFDEILGQPHVVKYFKNALKKQEVSQAYIFSGPRGTGKTTTARILAKILNCKDPQGYNPCNKCENCISINNNSFLDVIEMDAASNRGIDEIRNIRDSSNYRPVYGKYKVYIIDEFHMLTREAFNALLKTLEEPPSHVVFILATTNLEKVPDTIISRAQIINFKNLGHNEIVEGLKNIASSEGIEYELDALQIIAKRAKGGMRDAISMLEQVEKFGEMKITHQDTLEILGLFDENFIAQFVENVYNSKIDEFLAQSEDLFNLGKDPEILLEQAIEYIFESLITNKKDNLIQLMGTFNNILKDLKYSENKRLIFDVEILDFMYKNSTTSVPLPHENKKTPNRKQVVTESVPNETQHPIMKKILDYFSDPHEKKSNMAIYFALLYSNPEIENDKIHFKFSSYQKLEFEILKKYVDELKVNIFLLIDGSYEITFSLEGGEVESLTQQKEKANLREKKLF; encoded by the coding sequence ATGAACAACAATTTATACAGAAAATACAGGCCTTTAGATTTTGATGAAATTTTAGGACAACCTCATGTAGTAAAATACTTTAAAAACGCTTTAAAAAAGCAAGAGGTCTCTCAAGCATATATTTTCTCGGGTCCGCGGGGCACAGGAAAAACCACTACCGCCAGGATACTTGCCAAAATATTAAATTGCAAGGATCCTCAAGGGTACAATCCATGCAACAAATGCGAGAACTGTATTTCTATAAACAACAACAGTTTTTTGGATGTAATAGAAATGGATGCGGCTTCGAATAGAGGAATAGACGAAATTAGAAACATCAGGGACTCCTCCAATTACAGGCCTGTTTATGGGAAATACAAAGTATATATAATCGATGAATTTCATATGTTGACAAGGGAAGCCTTCAACGCCTTATTAAAAACGTTAGAAGAACCACCCTCACATGTCGTTTTTATTTTAGCGACCACAAATTTGGAAAAAGTTCCTGATACCATCATTTCTAGGGCTCAAATTATAAACTTCAAAAATTTAGGTCATAATGAAATAGTAGAAGGGTTAAAAAATATAGCAAGCTCTGAAGGAATAGAATATGAGTTAGATGCCCTGCAGATCATAGCTAAAAGGGCAAAAGGTGGGATGAGAGATGCCATATCTATGTTGGAACAAGTAGAAAAATTTGGAGAGATGAAGATCACCCATCAAGATACCCTTGAAATATTAGGTTTGTTCGATGAAAATTTTATCGCTCAATTCGTAGAAAATGTCTATAATTCAAAAATTGATGAATTTTTGGCACAATCTGAAGATCTGTTCAATTTAGGAAAAGATCCAGAAATTCTTTTGGAGCAGGCCATAGAATACATATTTGAATCACTAATTACTAATAAAAAAGATAACTTAATTCAACTAATGGGTACCTTCAACAATATACTTAAAGATTTAAAATACAGTGAAAATAAAAGGTTGATTTTCGATGTGGAGATCTTAGATTTTATGTACAAAAATTCAACTACTTCTGTGCCTTTGCCCCATGAAAATAAAAAAACTCCAAATAGAAAACAAGTAGTCACAGAATCCGTTCCCAACGAAACTCAACACCCAATTATGAAGAAAATCCTTGATTACTTCAGTGACCCACATGAAAAGAAGTCCAACATGGCGATATACTTCGCTTTGCTTTATTCAAATCCAGAAATTGAAAACGATAAAATACACTTCAAATTTTCTTCATACCAAAAGCTAGAATTTGAGATTCTAAAAAAGTATGTAGATGAATTAAAAGTGAATATATTTTTACTGATCGATGGATCGTACGAAATCACTTTTTCTCTCGAAGGTGGCGAGGTGGAAAGTCTGACCCAGCAAAAAGAAAAAGCCAATTTGAGAGAAAAGAAACTGTTCTGA
- a CDS encoding SPL family radical SAM protein, with translation MKISKQNYTNETFSHIYIEKDALNYPLTNEITSKLNKSKIVYIDNYNEIFSRKNQNPFLQKLSPSLILAVNRGDFIYKGSPLCHDFEQQNFYYTNFIVNCLFDCDYCYLKGMNFSSHILFFVNLSDYFHEISRLINEIKERPERGQGKIYLSISYDSDILLFEGIYPFLKEWIDFAEANPLITIEIRTKSTNYKKFLNYSPLENLIITWSISPQEAIEKYEKNTPSLERRLLAISQLLQKGWKINLALDPILYIGENWQEKYKEFINSISKKINLKKINAITLGVFRIPVDYLKRFKKFFKSPIAFFPYQTTNGVSTYPEELKSEMIEFVYSELEKIYNKTNIYVV, from the coding sequence TTGAAGATCTCAAAACAAAACTATACAAATGAAACTTTCTCACACATCTACATCGAAAAAGATGCTTTAAATTATCCACTAACCAATGAAATTACAAGCAAACTCAACAAAAGTAAGATAGTCTATATTGATAATTACAATGAAATATTCTCCAGGAAAAACCAAAACCCTTTTCTACAAAAGCTCTCACCGTCTCTGATTCTGGCAGTTAACAGGGGAGATTTTATCTATAAAGGGTCACCGCTGTGCCATGATTTTGAACAACAAAATTTCTACTACACAAATTTCATAGTTAATTGTCTATTCGATTGCGATTACTGTTATTTGAAAGGCATGAACTTCTCTTCCCACATTTTATTCTTTGTTAATCTCTCAGATTACTTTCATGAAATAAGCAGATTGATAAACGAGATTAAAGAACGCCCCGAACGGGGTCAAGGAAAAATTTATCTAAGTATATCGTATGATTCAGACATCCTTCTTTTTGAAGGAATCTATCCATTTTTAAAAGAATGGATAGATTTTGCTGAGGCAAACCCTCTGATAACTATAGAAATCCGCACTAAATCAACCAATTATAAAAAATTCCTGAATTACTCTCCATTAGAAAATTTGATCATTACATGGAGCATATCACCACAGGAAGCAATAGAAAAATATGAAAAAAACACCCCCTCTTTAGAAAGAAGGTTACTGGCTATATCTCAATTGCTACAAAAAGGGTGGAAAATCAATTTAGCGTTGGATCCTATACTTTATATAGGAGAAAATTGGCAAGAGAAATACAAGGAGTTTATTAACTCGATATCTAAAAAAATTAACCTAAAAAAGATTAACGCAATTACACTAGGAGTATTTAGAATACCAGTTGACTATCTAAAAAGATTTAAAAAGTTTTTTAAATCCCCGATTGCATTTTTTCCTTATCAAACCACAAATGGTGTATCTACCTACCCTGAGGAATTAAAAAGTGAAATGATCGAATTCGTCTATTCAGAACTAGAAAAAATATATAATAAGACAAATATATACGTAGTTTGA
- the speE gene encoding polyamine aminopropyltransferase: protein MAENNYTFPHTIFTEYDKAHNVGVFTETTNHIYTEQTEYQRIDIYETPAFGKLFSLDGVIMTRDSDEFVYHEMISHVPLFIHPNPKKVLIIGGGDGGTVREVLKHDSVEKVVLCELDKKVVEAALKYLPNISYELKNPKVELVYEDGSKFVSQFKDEFDVILIDSTDPTEGEGGLLFTEKFYQNCFEALNENGVFSAQTEEPFLKKEWMVRAYRRISNTFNIARLYMGYVPQYMPGTWTWTFASKNLDPIKDFDPEKVKEFNKELKYYDEEVHVASFSLPVFVKKLISEFSK from the coding sequence ATGGCTGAAAATAATTATACCTTTCCACATACTATTTTTACCGAGTATGATAAAGCACATAATGTGGGAGTCTTTACAGAAACAACTAATCATATTTATACCGAGCAAACAGAATATCAAAGAATAGATATATACGAAACCCCCGCGTTTGGAAAACTATTCTCGTTAGATGGAGTCATTATGACGAGAGATTCAGATGAATTTGTTTATCATGAAATGATCTCACACGTTCCTTTGTTCATACATCCTAATCCCAAGAAGGTTTTGATAATCGGTGGAGGGGATGGAGGAACTGTCAGAGAAGTATTGAAACATGATTCAGTAGAGAAAGTTGTTCTTTGTGAATTGGATAAAAAGGTTGTAGAAGCTGCTTTAAAGTATTTACCTAACATTTCTTATGAGTTAAAAAATCCAAAGGTGGAATTGGTTTATGAAGATGGGAGTAAATTCGTTTCTCAATTTAAAGATGAATTCGACGTTATATTGATTGATTCCACAGATCCCACCGAAGGTGAAGGAGGACTACTTTTCACTGAAAAGTTTTATCAAAATTGTTTTGAAGCCTTGAATGAAAACGGAGTTTTTTCCGCACAAACCGAGGAGCCTTTTTTAAAGAAAGAATGGATGGTAAGAGCGTATAGGAGAATCAGCAATACCTTCAATATAGCACGATTGTATATGGGTTATGTACCTCAATATATGCCGGGTACGTGGACATGGACGTTTGCCTCAAAAAATTTGGATCCAATAAAAGATTTTGACCCTGAAAAAGTTAAAGAGTTTAATAAAGAACTTAAATACTACGATGAAGAAGTACATGTTGCATCTTTTTCTCTACCTGTTTTTGTAAAAAAATTAATTAGTGAATTCAGTAAATAA
- the speD gene encoding adenosylmethionine decarboxylase gives MAKSLGRHLISELYDCDEEILNDVQQIEYLMKKAAIESGATIVTSTFHRFLPHGVSGAIIVSESHLAIHTWPEYNYASLDIYTCGDSVDPWKAFYYLKDALNSKRQESQEFKRGVFSTIGIPENSAHKVEVS, from the coding sequence ATGGCAAAATCCCTAGGAAGACATTTAATATCAGAATTATACGATTGCGATGAAGAGATACTAAACGATGTTCAACAAATAGAATATTTAATGAAAAAAGCAGCCATTGAATCGGGGGCAACAATAGTTACTTCTACATTTCATAGATTCTTACCACATGGGGTAAGTGGAGCAATAATTGTTTCTGAATCTCATTTGGCAATACACACTTGGCCTGAATATAATTATGCTTCTTTAGATATATATACTTGTGGAGATTCTGTCGATCCATGGAAAGCTTTTTACTATTTGAAAGATGCTTTAAATTCAAAAAGACAGGAGAGTCAAGAATTTAAGCGAGGAGTCTTTTCTACTATTGGAATTCCTGAAAATTCCGCACATAAAGTTGAGGTGAGTTGA
- a CDS encoding helix-turn-helix domain-containing protein, with protein sequence MQIGEKIKSLRIMRNMTQEELATRSDLTRGFISQVERDLASPTVENLEMILRALGTDLKDFFSNLENKEKIVFTKEDRIPIYDTPKGVKEELLLTTSEPKNIEPSLVVLQPGCSTDIEKPHEGVELGYVIEGEIELYLNKEVYLVRKEETFFYSANKKHFIKNKSTSKTATLIWIEIF encoded by the coding sequence ATGCAAATAGGTGAAAAGATAAAAAGTCTTAGAATAATGAGAAACATGACCCAAGAGGAACTCGCAACTAGATCTGATTTAACAAGAGGTTTTATTTCCCAAGTTGAAAGGGATTTAGCTTCCCCAACTGTTGAAAATTTGGAAATGATACTAAGAGCCTTAGGAACAGATTTGAAAGATTTTTTTTCAAATCTTGAAAATAAGGAAAAGATTGTTTTCACAAAAGAAGATCGAATACCTATATATGATACACCAAAAGGAGTTAAAGAAGAACTTCTTTTAACAACGTCGGAACCAAAAAATATAGAACCTTCTTTGGTAGTTTTGCAACCAGGTTGTTCAACTGATATCGAAAAACCCCACGAAGGTGTAGAGTTAGGATATGTGATTGAGGGGGAAATAGAGTTATACCTCAACAAAGAAGTTTATCTAGTACGTAAAGAGGAAACTTTTTTTTATTCAGCCAATAAGAAACATTTCATAAAAAATAAAAGTACTTCAAAAACAGCAACTCTAATATGGATAGAAATATTTTAA
- a CDS encoding rod shape-determining protein produces the protein MRSYLRPYLGIDLGTANTLVYMKGKGIILNEPSVIAINKETSELLKVGKEAKKMIGKTPANIIAVRPLKEGVIADYNVAMTMLKYFINTAMNGFSFFKPSVVVGIPTDATQVERNALREAALDAGSSKAFLIEEAMATAIGAGLDVEEPSGNMIVDIGGGTTEIAVISLGNIVLSKSIRVAGDLIDQEIINHIKSKYNMVIGEKTAERIKIEIGNVFDSPQYNDLSMEVIGLDVLSGLPKSVTITGSEIRNAMRVPVSKIVENIKLAIEETPPELLYDIVNRGIFLAGGGAMIKGIKELLEKETLIRVVIADDPITCVARGAGMVIDKINLIKSISQKA, from the coding sequence ATGCGATCGTATTTGAGGCCTTATCTTGGTATCGATTTGGGAACAGCAAACACCTTAGTTTATATGAAAGGTAAAGGGATAATTCTAAATGAACCTTCTGTTATTGCTATCAATAAAGAAACGTCAGAGTTGCTTAAAGTAGGAAAAGAAGCTAAGAAAATGATTGGAAAAACACCTGCTAATATAATCGCCGTTAGACCACTAAAAGAGGGTGTAATAGCAGATTATAATGTTGCTATGACTATGCTTAAGTACTTTATAAACACAGCAATGAATGGTTTTAGCTTTTTTAAACCATCTGTAGTTGTGGGTATACCTACAGATGCAACTCAAGTAGAAAGAAATGCTTTAAGAGAAGCTGCTTTGGATGCCGGTTCTAGTAAAGCTTTTTTAATTGAAGAAGCTATGGCAACGGCTATTGGCGCTGGTTTAGATGTGGAAGAACCATCCGGTAATATGATTGTGGATATAGGTGGAGGTACCACAGAAATAGCTGTAATTTCATTAGGAAATATTGTATTATCCAAATCTATAAGGGTAGCGGGAGATCTGATCGATCAAGAAATTATCAATCACATAAAATCAAAATACAATATGGTAATAGGAGAAAAAACCGCTGAGAGGATAAAAATTGAAATTGGTAATGTTTTTGATAGCCCTCAGTACAATGATTTAAGCATGGAAGTGATAGGCTTAGACGTTCTATCTGGACTTCCAAAGAGTGTTACGATCACAGGCTCAGAGATAAGAAACGCGATGCGAGTTCCGGTTTCCAAGATAGTTGAAAATATTAAATTGGCCATTGAAGAAACCCCACCCGAACTGTTGTATGATATTGTTAATAGAGGTATATTTTTAGCTGGTGGAGGAGCGATGATTAAAGGTATAAAGGAGTTGCTAGAAAAAGAAACGTTGATAAGAGTTGTAATAGCGGATGATCCAATAACTTGTGTGGCTAGAGGGGCTGGAATGGTTATTGACAAGATTAATCTTATAAAAAGTATATCTCAAAAAGCTTAA
- a CDS encoding penicillin-binding transpeptidase domain-containing protein produces MKEKRVKILFSLFFLGIILLFARSFQLQILKWDKYSMEVQELSTRIVKDSPKRGNIYDRNGNLLAWNQRIYNLTNLGGTLSEETEAELYQVLKDVVDNPYTIIDKLNFQKRVNLEINSVTAQKIASIDKNLQVEERYIRKYAHESLYHVLGYVDNEGTPRSGLELVFDKKLQGQPGYKMINIATNESVSPTIANAHSINGNNIYLTLDLDLQIKAYNYLKENNYNGSVIISEPKTGEILVLVSYPSVDPNLFAQGMSNLEFQRILNDNNMPLLNRATSALYPPGSIIKPFVAYAALEGGISPQATINSTGRYDLKNSQGNIIASYYDWYTLGHGETDLVKSLRASVNSYYYWLGENLGIDYLKSVVDRFDITSKTGIEIPNEKVGIFPDPSWKYEKFDTIWYPGETLLTYIGQGYVTMTPLQILRIYNILATEGEYYQFSLFKREEDVFGNIINKNVPLLRDSYEMNTEYLKYIYKGMIEVTSFSGPPGEEGTAYQSFSDFPITVAGKTGTAEVGGGKPAHSWFAGFLPANNAQYSIVVIIENGGMGSTGAAPIAREILDDLVEKYHIQ; encoded by the coding sequence ATGAAAGAAAAAAGAGTTAAAATATTGTTTTCTTTATTTTTTCTGGGTATTATATTACTTTTTGCTAGATCATTTCAATTACAGATTTTAAAATGGGATAAATATTCAATGGAAGTTCAAGAGTTATCAACAAGAATTGTAAAAGATTCTCCTAAAAGAGGAAATATATACGATAGAAATGGGAATTTGTTGGCATGGAACCAAAGGATATATAATTTAACGAATTTAGGAGGAACGTTGAGTGAAGAAACAGAAGCTGAATTGTACCAAGTTCTAAAAGATGTAGTGGATAATCCGTATACTATAATAGATAAATTAAATTTTCAAAAAAGAGTGAATTTAGAAATAAATTCGGTAACAGCCCAAAAGATAGCCAGTATTGACAAAAATCTACAAGTTGAAGAAAGGTATATAAGAAAGTATGCCCACGAATCTTTATACCATGTCTTAGGTTATGTTGACAATGAAGGTACTCCAAGGTCAGGATTGGAATTGGTGTTTGATAAAAAATTACAGGGTCAGCCCGGGTACAAAATGATCAATATTGCAACAAATGAATCCGTTTCACCTACTATAGCCAACGCACATTCTATTAATGGAAACAATATTTATTTGACATTAGATTTAGATTTACAGATAAAGGCATACAATTATTTAAAAGAAAACAACTACAATGGTTCGGTGATAATCTCCGAGCCAAAAACCGGAGAAATATTAGTCTTAGTTAGTTATCCTTCCGTAGATCCTAATTTGTTTGCTCAAGGAATGAGTAATTTAGAGTTTCAAAGAATTTTGAATGATAATAATATGCCTTTGTTAAATAGAGCTACATCTGCATTGTACCCACCCGGGTCTATTATAAAACCTTTTGTTGCATATGCTGCCCTTGAAGGGGGTATATCTCCACAAGCAACCATAAATTCGACTGGAAGATACGATTTAAAAAACTCTCAAGGTAACATTATCGCATCTTATTACGATTGGTACACTTTAGGTCATGGTGAAACCGATTTGGTGAAATCCTTGAGAGCCTCGGTTAACTCTTATTATTATTGGCTTGGAGAAAATTTGGGGATAGATTATTTAAAAAGTGTTGTCGATAGATTTGATATTACTTCTAAAACGGGTATAGAAATACCAAATGAAAAAGTTGGGATTTTTCCAGATCCATCTTGGAAATATGAGAAATTTGATACCATATGGTATCCGGGAGAAACATTATTAACGTATATAGGTCAAGGTTACGTCACGATGACTCCACTTCAAATTCTAAGAATATATAATATTCTAGCTACAGAAGGAGAATATTATCAATTCAGCTTATTTAAAAGAGAAGAAGATGTTTTTGGAAATATTATAAATAAAAATGTGCCTTTACTTAGAGACTCATACGAAATGAACACAGAATATCTGAAATACATTTACAAGGGTATGATAGAAGTAACTTCATTCAGTGGACCACCTGGTGAAGAAGGTACTGCTTATCAGTCTTTTAGCGATTTCCCCATAACGGTAGCCGGAAAGACAGGTACCGCAGAAGTAGGAGGTGGAAAGCCTGCTCATTCATGGTTCGCTGGTTTTTTACCAGCAAATAACGCACAGTACTCGATTGTGGTCATTATAGAAAATGGAGGGATGGGATCCACTGGTGCAGCACCTATTGCTAGAGAGATACTAGATGATCTAGTTGAAAAATATCATATTCAATAA
- a CDS encoding GIY-YIG nuclease family protein produces the protein METNKGSYILLIEIKKDCIVNLHHKEIKINKGLYAYIGSAMKNLYQRVGRHMTFKEKLYQKHWHIDGILENKANKIIFIAILPSDKRLEEDISKEFAQKFQFIEGFGASDLTVKSNLYLIDNIDYFFEIIKNFIL, from the coding sequence ATAGAGACGAATAAAGGATCTTACATTTTACTGATTGAGATAAAAAAAGATTGTATAGTAAACTTACATCACAAAGAGATAAAGATCAATAAAGGTTTGTATGCCTATATAGGTTCTGCTATGAAAAACCTCTACCAAAGAGTGGGTAGACATATGACTTTCAAAGAGAAATTATACCAAAAACATTGGCATATAGACGGTATTTTAGAAAACAAAGCAAACAAAATAATATTTATCGCTATACTACCTTCAGATAAACGCCTTGAAGAAGATATCTCCAAAGAATTTGCCCAGAAATTTCAGTTTATTGAAGGTTTTGGTGCATCTGATTTAACTGTAAAATCAAATCTTTATCTCATTGATAATATCGACTATTTTTTTGAAATTATTAAAAACTTTATTCTCTAA
- a CDS encoding alpha/beta fold hydrolase gives MFKPEQKVKGDIVFLHGIGPNNVPYLEWYGRYFKKFGYRTSVVILPYHLSRKPNDIEDGDPYYSPEPKECTILFHNSVKDVRRTIDLLETFDDFSENHLYLMGVSFGGIIGTMALALDKRIKKGILMITGGNWRWINFYSPYTEKVRERYAKEKNSFGCDSEEFCKKFRSDAANFVKNNINSIDDIFQKTPITCYHYDSLSYAKFVNQPVLFIKALFDKIMPHKATNDLQHLLPNKKVKSLLAGHKSSYIFKRIVGRWVINFIEKDQPQEIWEKSNKREEVLESNR, from the coding sequence ATGTTTAAACCAGAACAAAAAGTTAAAGGAGATATAGTCTTTCTGCACGGTATTGGACCCAACAACGTTCCATACCTTGAATGGTACGGGAGGTATTTTAAGAAATTTGGCTACAGAACAAGTGTTGTGATCCTTCCTTACCATCTAAGTAGAAAACCAAATGATATAGAAGATGGTGACCCTTATTATTCACCCGAGCCAAAGGAATGCACCATACTTTTTCACAATTCTGTAAAAGACGTTCGAAGGACAATAGATTTACTTGAAACCTTCGATGATTTTTCCGAAAATCACTTGTACTTAATGGGGGTATCTTTTGGAGGAATCATTGGTACAATGGCTTTAGCTCTCGATAAGAGGATTAAAAAAGGAATCTTGATGATCACAGGTGGGAATTGGAGATGGATAAACTTTTACTCACCATATACGGAAAAAGTCAGGGAAAGATACGCAAAAGAAAAAAATTCTTTTGGTTGTGATTCCGAGGAGTTTTGTAAAAAATTTAGAAGTGATGCGGCAAACTTTGTAAAAAATAATATCAATTCTATAGATGATATATTCCAAAAAACACCTATCACTTGTTATCATTACGACTCTCTGAGTTATGCTAAGTTCGTTAATCAACCTGTCCTTTTTATAAAAGCTCTTTTCGATAAGATCATGCCACATAAAGCCACAAATGACCTTCAACATTTATTACCAAATAAAAAAGTGAAAAGTTTATTGGCAGGACATAAATCAAGTTATATATTCAAAAGAATCGTGGGGCGTTGGGTGATTAATTTTATAGAAAAAGACCAACCCCAAGAGATTTGGGAGAAAAGTAATAAAAGAGAAGAAGTTTTAGAATCAAACCGTTAG
- a CDS encoding glutaredoxin family protein translates to MQHVKIKVYTTPSCPWCRKAKSYFRGLGIKFKEVDVSKDAKAAEELVRRTHQMGTPVIQIGNHYIIGFDKNKIDSMLGIN, encoded by the coding sequence ATGCAACATGTAAAGATAAAGGTTTATACAACTCCAAGTTGTCCTTGGTGCAGAAAAGCCAAATCGTATTTTAGAGGTTTAGGAATAAAATTTAAAGAAGTTGATGTTTCAAAAGATGCAAAAGCGGCAGAAGAATTAGTGCGAAGAACTCATCAAATGGGGACACCGGTAATTCAAATTGGAAATCATTATATAATCGGTTTTGATAAAAACAAAATAGATAGTATGCTTGGAATAAACTAA
- a CDS encoding aspartate-semialdehyde dehydrogenase yields MKVGVVGATGEVGRTFLKLFEEYKLINEISELRLFASERSQGQEIEVGFKRYTVEKLQKENMKEKFDYLFFSAGASVSKRFAPIAQKSGNVVIDNSSQFRMDETIPLVVPEINAELLKNYKGIIANPNCSTIQMVLALNGIHRELGLKEIVVSTYQAVSGAGNKGIIELLNQEKGINEVKHFPRVIKNNVIPLIGEKKENGSTFEEEKMINETRKIFSDKEMKIFPTTVRVPVLYGHSESIFFRTKLDFSVDEIIKLVESTPNVEYNEDKITPIEVAGSDITFVSRIRKVEEKTFLMWVVADNIRVGAATNAIRILQKHRELN; encoded by the coding sequence TTGAAAGTTGGAGTTGTAGGAGCTACCGGTGAGGTAGGAAGAACATTTTTAAAGTTATTTGAAGAATACAAACTAATAAACGAAATTTCCGAATTGCGTTTGTTTGCATCGGAAAGGTCTCAAGGGCAAGAGATCGAGGTCGGTTTTAAAAGATACACCGTGGAAAAGCTGCAAAAAGAGAATATGAAAGAGAAGTTTGATTACCTTTTTTTCTCGGCTGGTGCCTCGGTGTCAAAAAGATTCGCTCCCATAGCACAAAAATCTGGAAATGTTGTTATAGACAATTCTTCACAATTTAGGATGGACGAAACGATTCCACTTGTTGTTCCTGAAATTAATGCAGAGTTGTTGAAAAATTATAAAGGAATAATTGCAAACCCCAACTGTTCAACTATTCAAATGGTTTTGGCCCTTAACGGCATCCATCGTGAGCTAGGTTTAAAAGAGATAGTTGTCTCTACATATCAGGCAGTATCTGGCGCTGGAAACAAGGGTATAATCGAACTTTTAAACCAAGAAAAAGGGATAAACGAAGTGAAACATTTTCCAAGGGTTATAAAGAACAACGTTATACCATTGATAGGAGAAAAAAAAGAGAATGGGTCTACTTTTGAAGAAGAAAAGATGATAAACGAAACTAGAAAAATTTTTTCTGATAAAGAGATGAAAATATTTCCAACTACCGTTAGAGTGCCTGTGCTCTACGGACATTCTGAATCGATTTTCTTCAGAACAAAGTTGGATTTTTCTGTTGATGAGATAATAAAATTGGTTGAATCAACTCCAAACGTCGAGTACAACGAGGATAAAATCACGCCCATAGAAGTTGCGGGAAGTGATATTACATTTGTCTCTAGAATAAGAAAAGTCGAAGAAAAAACTTTTTTAATGTGGGTTGTAGCGGATAATATAAGAGTTGGGGCTGCTACCAATGCGATTAGAATATTGCAAAAACACAGGGAATTGAATTGA